Proteins encoded together in one Venturia canescens isolate UGA chromosome 10, ASM1945775v1, whole genome shotgun sequence window:
- the LOC122416746 gene encoding uncharacterized protein, producing MSDSEIHIGKVEEGDDSGALPGVPPSVSLAPPPPTGTTRRERSPGAESQGKRGSSRDNSPGNSGKRPSGSVALRAATQAARIRLLGAIFEAAKLTASMAIEADSFSTAWETLTERYQNDRVLITSHLDTLFKTAVITPRSARDLHALVHSITESYNSLRVLGAPIEHWDWVLVYLIARRLDPGTREAWELRTGHVGWRDNLTSLCLLPGEALRCRVPQVQAVVSRGASGRSTETQTELQLLGPAQRQRVQHRYAMQGVWAQAPHDDSYRVVQIRGCSQGYGSPLNIGRPAGQLWGRRRVNIGYFSMRYGGIDLRNYGKCTTSGALGDEPGASHHQLRSCSSGTNAAGLGGIPLADPDFSVPDAVDLILGADAYGKLVRSQIRRGSPEEPIAQNTIFGWAIFGPCNEAHNSSGWVQHAAVDHGFQALQDLLAQFWVQEEVSVQFGSDLTPEEQECEAHFVATHSRDNSGRYIVRLPLRSSAIQLGQSFPTAHACLNRLVRKLDRDTHYKGLYDTFLGEYESLGHMSRVRDDEVGRDRVYYLPHHGVLTTKLRVVFNGSCNTDSGTSLNDLMHTGAKLQRDISDVLLWARHLIGICTAGGFPLAKWQSNSPALLTNLGFGSSPEDSRSFDECETKVLGLAWFPGPDVFKFTSLPYTGGQSITKRVILSEIAQIYDSLGFLSPVVIRAKILLQRLWLEKLAWDDPVSTEVGKSWVTFRHDLAHLGNIAVPRWLNMTSDSTVEIHGFSDASQLAMGAVVYVRVTGPGKSTRTALVCSKTKVAPIKRLTIPRLELAAALLVAKLAKYVRDTLQLRDSRVYLWTDSTVTLTWVTSHPSRWKDFVRNRVSSIQELIPQGQWRFIPGRDNPADCASRRLTVSQLEQFQLWWNGPHWLVKSSSHWPTHFTGTADSAALEERPGLTLTVSTQPSPVFDLIHRYSSLTRLLRITSLLFKALTNLKGAGQDSSGSLLTPGDLEHSQQYWVKAIQGAYFATELKILSVGQTLPKSHPFTRLTAFIDFHGTIRVGGRLKLSALQPESKHSAILPRDSPLTRLLISDAHTRTLHGGTQATLAFLRQRYWIIGGRAPVRFFILRCVHCARFRAHRARQLMGQLPSTRVTPARAFLFTGVDYAGPVSLRSWRGRGHKNYKGWLCIFVCFTTSAMHLEVVTDSTTDTFIAAFRPFTGRRGHVHPLYSDCGKNFQGADAELRRLFNGGTRESQQLAQLLTNDGTKWVFNPPGAPHMGGKWEAAVKSVKFHLRRTLRETSLTFEDLTTLLTQIEAALNSRPLQPLSEDPDDLSVLTPGHFLIGDALTAIPEPSLRDVNLTRLARWQLIQERVQYCWEHWSSGYLQQQQSISKWHHPSHQIRVGTMVLLTDESLPPLKWPLARVVEVHPGPDGLIRVVTIKTATTTLKRPIAKLAVLPIHPGE from the exons ATGTCCGACAGTGAAATTCACATCGGGAAAGTGGAGGAGGGAGACGATTCGGGAGCGTTACCCGGTGTACCACCGTCGGTATCGCTGGCTCCCCCCCCTCCAACGGGCACCACTCGCCGGGAACGGTCTCCGGGCGCGGAGTCGCAGGGCAAACGGGGCTCGTCACGCGACAACTCACCGGGAAATTCGGGCAAACGGCCGTCGGGCTCAGTCGCTCTTCGGGCAGCGACTCAAGCGGCGCGGATACGGCTATTGGGAGCCATATTCGAAGCCGCGAAGCTGACCGCCAGCATGGCGATCGAAGCGGACTCCTTCTCAACGGCCTGGGAGACTCTTACAGAGCGCTACCAGAACGATCGGGTTTTGATCACTTCTCATCTCGACACGCTCTTCAAAACAGCGGTGATCACTCCTCGCTCGGCTCGGGATCTCCACGCGCTCGTACACAGCATCACTGAGTCGTACAACTCACTTCGGGTGTTGGGCGCTCCTATAGAGCATTGGGACTGGGTGCTTGTGTACCTCATTGCCAGACGTCTCGACCCTGGGACTCGGGAGGCGTGGGAGCTCAGGACCGG CCACGTCGGGTGGCGGGACAACCTCACAAGCTTGTGCCTTCTGCCAGGAGAAGCACTACGTTGCCGTGTGCCCCAAGTTCAGGCAGTTGTCTCCAGAGGCGCGTCGGGGCGAAGTACAGAAACTCAAACTGAGCTTCAACTGCTTGGGCCGGCACAACGTCAACGCGTGCAACATCGCTACGCGATGCAAGGAGTGTGGGCGCAAGCACCACACGATGATTCATACCGGGTGGTCCAAATACGGGGATGCAGCCAGGGGTACGGGAGCCCCCTCAACATCGGGCGGCCAGCAGGCCAACTCTGGGGACGCAGGCGCGTCAACATCGGGTACTTCTCAATGAGATACGGCGGCATTGACTTGCGCAATTACGGGAAGTGCACGACCAGCGGTGCTCTTGGCGACGAGCCAGGAGCTTCTCATCACCAACTTCGGAGCTGCTCATCGGGTACGAATGCTGCTGGACTCGGG GGTATTCCTCTAGCGGATCCAGATTTCTCAGTTCCGGATGCGGTGGATCTCATACTGGGCGCAGATGCATACGGGAAACTGGTACGTTCTCAAATTCGACGCGGGTCTCCTGAGGAACCCATCGCACAAAATACGATATTCGGGTGGGCAATATTCGGGCCCTGCAACGAAGCTCACAATTCGTCGGGTTGGGTGCAGCATGCCGCTGTCGATCACGGGTTTCAGGCTCTCCAGGACCTCCTCGCGCAATTCTGGGTGCAAGAGGAGGTGTCAGTGCAGTTCGGATCGGATCTCACACCGGAAGAGCAAGAATGTGAGGCTCACTTCGTTGCTACACATTCTCGGGACAATTCGGGTCGATATATCGTTCGGTTGCCTCTTCGGTCGTCCGCAATCCAGCTCGGTCAGTCGTTCCCTACGGCGCACGCTTGCCTCAATCGGCTCGTACGAAAGCTCGACCGGGACACTCACTACAAGGGACTTTACGACACATTTCTCGGGGAGTACGAGTCCCTCGGGCACATGTCGCGGGTGCGGGACGACGAAGTCGGTCGGGATCGGGTCTATTATCTCCCTCATCACGGGGTCTTGACGACAAAACTTCGGGTAGTGTTCAACGGGTCGTGTAACACGGATTCCGGGACCTCATTAAACGATCTCATGCACACGGGCGCCAAATTACAACGGGACATTTCGGATGTTCTCCTCTGG GCGCGACATCTCATCGGGATTTGCACGGCGGGCGGCTTCCCGCTGGCAAAATGGCAGAGCAACAGTCCGGCTTTACTCACAAATCTGGGGTTCGGGTCGAGTCCAGAGGATTCACGCTCATTCGACGAGTGCGAAACAAAAGTTCTCGGGCTCGCATGGTTTCCGGGGCCAGACGTCTTCAAATTCACCTCACTTCCGTACACGGGCGGGCAAAGCATTACCAAACGGGTCATACTCTCGGAAATTGCTCAGATCTACGATTCTCTCGGGTTCCTCTCACCGGTGGTCATTCGGGCAAAAATCCTTCTACAACGGTTGTGGCTGGAAAAACTCGCTTGGGACGACCCCGTATCCACGGAGGTCGGGAAATCATGGGTCACATTTCGTCACGATCTGGCTCACCTCGGGAACATCGCGGTTCCGCGGTGGCTCAACATGACCTCGGATTCCACCGTCGAGATTCACGGGTTCTCTGACGCCTCACAGTTGGCAATGGGTGCGGTCGTGTACGTTCGGGTTACGGGTCCGGGAAAGAGCACCAGAACCGCGCTGGTCTGCTCGAAAACGAAAGTCGCGCCGATCAAACGGCTCACCATTCCGCGGTTAGAGCTCGCCGCCGCGTTATTGGTCGCCAAACTCGCGAAATACGTTCGGGATACGTTGCAACTCCGGGATTCGCGGGTATATCTGTGGACGGACTCCACAGTCACGCTTACATGGGTCACCTCTCATCCTTCACGATGGAAGGATTTCGTTCGGAATCGGGTATCCTCAATTCAAGAGCTCATTCCTCAGGGTCAATGGAGATTCATTCCCGGGCGGGACAATCCGGCGGATTGTGCTTCACGGAGACTAACCGTCTCTCAGCTCGAGCAATTTCAATTATGGTGGAACGGGCCACACTGGTTAGTTAAATCATCCTCACATTGGCCAACTCATTTCACCGGGACGGCAGATTCAGCGGCGCTCGAAGAGCGGCCAGGTCTTACGCTCACTGTCTCAACGCAACCCTCACCGGTCTTCGACCTCATTCATCGGTATTCCTCCCTCACCAGGCTGTTGAGAATTACTTCATTACTTTTCAAGGCGCTTACAAACCTGAAAGGTGCGGGTCAGGATTCATCGGGCTCACTCCTCACACCGGGCGACCTGGAACACTCACAACAATATTGGGTCAAGGCAATTCAAGGGGCCTACTTCGCGACGGAGCTCAAGATTCTCTCGGTGGGTCAAACGCTTCCGAAGTCGCATCCATTCACACGACTTACGGCGTTTATTGATTTTCACGGGACCATCCGGGTGGGGGGACGGTTGAAGCTCTCAGCCTTACAACCTGAGAGCAAACATTCAGCCATCCTCCCGCGGGACTCACCACTCACGCGTCTACTCATCTCGGACGCTCACACGCGCACGCTACACGGGGGAACGCAGGCAACTCTGGCGTTTCTGCGCCAGCGGTACTGGATAATCGGAGGTCGGGCCCCGGTTCGTTTCTTCATACTGCGATGCGTGCATTGCGCGCGCTTTCGGGCGCATCGGGCACGGCAACTCATGGGGCAGCTGCCTTCAACACGGGTCACTCCAGCACGGGCTTTCTTATTCACCGGCGTCGATTACGCCGGGCCAGTCTCTCTCAGGAGCTGGCGGGGGCGCGGGCACAAGAATTACAAAGGCTGGCTGTGCATATTCGTCTGCTTCACCACTTCGGCGATGCATCTCGAGGTCGTAACTGACTCCACCACTGACACATTCATCGCTGCATTCCGCCCTTTCACCGGGAGACGGGGTCATGTGCATCCACTGTACAGTGACTGCGGAAAGAATTTTCAAGGCGCGGATGCAGAGTTGCGGAGACTTTTCAACGGCGGGACTCGGGAATCGCAACAGCTGGCGCAGTTACTGACCAACGACGGGACAAAGTGGGTTTTCAACCCCCCGGGCGCACCTCATATGGGCGGGAAATGGGAAGCAGCGGTGAAATCGGTCAAGTTTCACCTTCGGCGGACGCTTCGGGAGACCAGCCTCACGTTCGAAGACCTTACAACTCTTCTTACGCAAATCGAGGCTGCGCTCAACTCACGACCGCTGCAACCACTCTCGGAAGATCCGGACGATCTCTCAGTACTCACCCCCGGGCACTTCCTCATCGGGGACGCACTCACGGCTATACCTGAGCCATCACTTCGGGATGTGAACCTCACTCGGCTGGCACGGTGGCAACTCATCCAGGAACGGGTCCAATACTGTTGGGAGCATTGGTCATCGGGTTATCTCCAGCAGCAGCAATCCATCTCCAAATGGCATCACCCCTCTCACCAAATCCGGGTTGGTACAATGGTGCTGCTGACTGACGAGAGTCTACCTCCGCTCAAATGGCCACTGGCACGGGTGGTCGAGGTTCATCCGGGACCAGACGGGCTCATTCGGGTCGTCACCATTAAGACGGCGACCACGACACTCAAGAGGCCGATCGCCAAACTAGCGGTTCTGCCAATTCATCCGGGAGAATAA